Proteins encoded by one window of Blautia luti:
- a CDS encoding Fur family transcriptional regulator: MAGSSYATASRRKILEYLKNSNDHTVTAADVDEYLKEHDSEVNITTIYRYLDKLAKEGTVIKYVAEKGCQAAYQYVEPGRGCEQHLHLKCVKCGKIIHLECHFMEEISHHIEESHGFTLQCKNSILYGVCKECKNRLEEK, translated from the coding sequence ATGGCGGGAAGCAGTTATGCGACAGCAAGCCGCAGGAAAATACTTGAATATCTGAAGAACAGCAACGACCACACGGTAACAGCCGCAGATGTGGACGAATACTTAAAAGAACACGACAGTGAAGTAAATATTACAACCATTTACCGCTATCTGGATAAGCTGGCGAAGGAAGGCACTGTGATCAAATATGTAGCAGAAAAGGGATGCCAGGCGGCTTACCAGTATGTAGAGCCTGGACGGGGCTGTGAGCAGCATCTGCATCTGAAATGTGTGAAATGCGGCAAGATCATTCATCTGGAGTGTCATTTCATGGAAGAGATTTCACATCATATTGAAGAGAGTCATGGATTTACCTTGCAGTGTAAGAATTCTATTCTGTATGGAGTGTGCAAAGAGTGTAAAAACCGCCTGGAAGAGAAGTGA
- a CDS encoding amino acid-binding protein: protein MIKQNIVFVENKAGSLKRVTGMLTDNDINIYGFACFDAPEFAIFRMICNDPDKAELILNKSGYMNRITQAIVVDMKDQVGGLDELLKVLADSNVSLDYIYTSFHRKDLIPVVILHSEDITVTESVLKNNGFNVFTTTEELEK from the coding sequence ATGATAAAACAGAACATTGTATTCGTAGAAAACAAAGCGGGAAGTCTGAAAAGAGTGACAGGCATGCTGACAGATAATGATATTAACATCTATGGTTTCGCATGCTTCGATGCACCGGAATTCGCAATTTTCCGTATGATCTGCAATGATCCAGATAAAGCAGAGCTCATTTTGAACAAGAGTGGATATATGAACCGTATCACACAGGCCATCGTAGTAGATATGAAAGACCAGGTAGGCGGACTGGATGAACTTCTGAAAGTTCTGGCTGACAGCAATGTAAGTCTGGACTACATCTACACATCTTTCCACAGAAAAGACCTCATTCCTGTTGTAATCCTGCATTCCGAGGATATCACAGTGACCGAAAGTGTTCTTAAAAATAACGGTTTTAATGTATTTACTACAACAGAAGAACTGGAAAAATAA
- a CDS encoding O-acetylhomoserine aminocarboxypropyltransferase/cysteine synthase family protein — translation MSKKIERKDRKFKFETLQLHVGQESPDPVTDARAVPIYQTSSYVFRNCDHAAARFGLEDAGNIYGRLTNPTEDVFEKRIAALEGGSAALAVASGAAAITYTIENLAQQGDHIVAAKNIYGGTTNLLEHTLPAYGITTTFVDVFNLEEIENAIQDNTKAVYIETLGNPNSDVVDIEAVAKIAHAHKIPLVVDNTFATPYLVRPIEYGADIVVHSATKFIGGHGTTIGGVIVESGKFDWEASGKFASLTEPNPSYHGVSFTKACGPAAFVTKIRAILLRDTGATISPVSSFIFLQGLETLSLRVERHVENALKVVQYLNNHPQVEKVHHPSVSTDPSQQELYKKYFPNGGGSIFTFEIKGDAQKAKDFIDNLELFSLLANVADVKSLVIHPATTTHSQCTEEELLDQGIKPNTIRLSIGTENIDDIIQDLDEAFKAVAE, via the coding sequence ATGAGCAAAAAAATCGAAAGAAAAGACAGAAAATTTAAATTTGAAACATTACAGCTTCACGTAGGACAGGAAAGCCCGGATCCGGTTACAGATGCAAGAGCAGTACCGATCTACCAGACATCTTCTTACGTATTCAGAAACTGCGATCACGCAGCAGCTCGTTTCGGACTTGAAGATGCAGGTAACATTTACGGACGTCTTACAAACCCGACAGAAGATGTATTCGAGAAGAGAATCGCAGCACTTGAAGGTGGTTCCGCAGCACTTGCAGTAGCATCCGGTGCTGCAGCGATCACATACACAATCGAGAATCTTGCGCAGCAGGGTGACCACATCGTAGCAGCTAAGAACATCTACGGTGGAACAACAAACCTTCTTGAGCATACACTTCCGGCTTACGGAATCACAACAACATTCGTTGATGTATTCAACCTTGAAGAAATAGAGAACGCAATCCAGGACAACACAAAAGCTGTTTACATTGAAACACTTGGAAACCCGAACTCTGATGTAGTTGATATTGAAGCTGTCGCAAAGATCGCTCACGCACATAAGATCCCGCTTGTTGTAGATAACACATTTGCTACACCTTACCTTGTAAGACCGATCGAATACGGCGCAGACATCGTTGTACATTCAGCAACCAAGTTCATCGGTGGACACGGAACAACAATCGGTGGTGTGATCGTTGAAAGCGGTAAATTCGACTGGGAAGCATCAGGTAAATTTGCATCCCTGACAGAGCCAAACCCAAGCTACCACGGAGTAAGCTTCACAAAAGCCTGCGGACCAGCTGCATTTGTTACAAAGATCCGTGCGATCCTTCTTCGTGACACAGGTGCAACAATCTCTCCTGTAAGCTCCTTCATCTTCCTTCAGGGACTTGAGACACTGTCTCTTCGTGTAGAGCGTCATGTAGAGAACGCACTGAAAGTAGTTCAGTACTTAAATAATCACCCACAGGTAGAGAAAGTTCATCATCCGTCTGTATCCACAGATCCAAGCCAGCAGGAACTTTACAAGAAATATTTCCCGAACGGCGGCGGTTCTATCTTTACATTCGAGATCAAGGGTGACGCTCAGAAAGCAAAAGACTTCATCGACAACCTGGAACTGTTCTCACTGCTTGCTAACGTAGCTGATGTTAAATCTCTTGTTATCCATCCAGCTACAACAACACACAGTCAGTGTACAGAAGAAGAACTTCTTGACCAGGGTATCAAACCAAACACAATCCGTCTTTCTATCGGTACTGAGAACATCGACGACATCATTCAGGACCTTGACGAAGCATTCAAGGCAGTAGCTGAATAA
- the mnmA gene encoding tRNA 2-thiouridine(34) synthase MnmA: MKKAIIAMSGGVDSSVAALLTKESGDQCIGATMKLFHNEDVGIKREKTCCSLDDVEDARSVCYRMGIKYYVFNFSERFKEDVMDRFVDAYEHGCTPNPCIDCNRYLKFDKMFQRMRELEYDYIVTGHYARVEYDEEKSRYLLKKAVDDTKDQSYVLYMLTQEQLAHISLPLGGLRKTEVREIAEENGFVNARKHDSQDICFVPDGDYAKFIEQYTGRKSKPGDFVDMNGNVLGRHKGIIHYTLGQRRGLGIPAAARLYVCDISPKTNQVVLGSNEDLFHTELTAEKVNLISCESLKEPMRLKAKIRYRHPEQDAVAWQTEDGVLHVRFDKPQRAITRGQAVVLYDGDIVVGGGVIESCIK, encoded by the coding sequence ATGAAAAAAGCTATTATCGCAATGAGCGGCGGAGTAGACAGCTCTGTGGCAGCTCTACTTACAAAAGAATCTGGTGATCAGTGCATTGGTGCTACCATGAAACTGTTTCATAATGAGGATGTAGGGATTAAAAGAGAGAAAACCTGCTGCTCCCTGGACGATGTAGAGGATGCCAGAAGCGTGTGCTACAGAATGGGGATCAAATATTATGTCTTCAATTTCTCTGAGAGATTCAAAGAAGATGTTATGGACCGCTTCGTGGATGCCTATGAGCATGGCTGCACTCCCAACCCCTGTATTGACTGCAACCGTTATCTGAAATTCGACAAGATGTTCCAGAGAATGCGCGAGCTGGAATACGATTATATTGTAACCGGTCACTATGCCCGGGTGGAATATGATGAGGAAAAAAGCCGCTATTTATTAAAGAAAGCAGTAGATGACACCAAGGATCAGAGTTATGTGCTCTATATGCTCACACAGGAACAGCTTGCGCATATTTCCCTGCCCCTTGGAGGACTGCGCAAGACAGAAGTTCGTGAGATAGCAGAGGAGAATGGATTCGTCAATGCCAGAAAACATGACAGCCAGGATATCTGTTTCGTACCGGACGGAGATTATGCCAAGTTTATCGAGCAGTACACAGGACGTAAATCCAAACCTGGAGATTTCGTAGACATGAATGGAAATGTTCTTGGCAGACATAAGGGAATCATTCACTATACACTTGGCCAGAGACGCGGCCTGGGAATCCCGGCAGCAGCCAGACTGTATGTCTGTGATATTTCTCCGAAAACTAATCAGGTTGTATTAGGCAGCAATGAGGATCTTTTCCATACAGAACTGACAGCAGAGAAAGTGAATCTGATCTCCTGCGAATCACTGAAAGAACCGATGAGACTGAAGGCCAAGATTCGTTACCGTCATCCGGAGCAGGATGCTGTGGCATGGCAGACAGAGGACGGAGTTCTTCATGTACGCTTTGACAAACCGCAGAGAGCCATCACAAGAGGACAGGCGGTTGTTCTGTACGACGGAGATATCGTTGTAGGCGGAGGCGTGATCGAGAGCTGCATTAAATAA
- a CDS encoding SGNH/GDSL hydrolase family protein — translation MKIRKILCGILAGVLICTGNPVISQGKVQAQLQVVRSKTMTVTLEASGGRMVKKASVAGTVTLPSDRNGSDYTFLGWSTKRGQTRNPQYQAYETIKVTRNMHLYPVRYRWSQEPDINVKNLAANLDQYSRIIFVGDSRTVMMGQTLIGQYQNSVSDKVSFICKGRQGLAWMKETAEESLTKALKAAEAEEGATAVVFNLGVNDLIHRRGTEFDYQKKASEYITYMKNLAKQLSGFNCKLFYMSVNPVNTAMKHTRKESEVRGFNEALQKGLGDRYTWIDTYSYLMKFGYTTHNEFRGGLDDGLHYSMKTYKRIYSLVMKNLKKS, via the coding sequence ATGAAGATCAGGAAAATATTATGTGGTATTCTGGCAGGAGTTCTGATATGTACAGGGAATCCGGTGATATCCCAGGGAAAAGTACAGGCGCAGCTTCAGGTCGTAAGAAGTAAAACAATGACAGTAACTCTGGAAGCTTCCGGGGGAAGGATGGTAAAGAAGGCATCTGTAGCAGGAACTGTCACTCTTCCATCGGACAGAAATGGTTCTGATTACACATTCCTGGGCTGGTCCACGAAGAGGGGACAGACCAGAAACCCACAGTATCAGGCATATGAGACCATCAAGGTTACCAGAAATATGCATCTGTATCCGGTAAGATACCGTTGGAGTCAGGAACCGGATATCAATGTGAAGAATCTGGCGGCGAATCTGGATCAATATTCCAGAATTATTTTCGTAGGGGATTCACGTACAGTAATGATGGGACAGACTCTGATCGGTCAGTACCAGAACAGTGTCAGTGATAAAGTCAGCTTTATCTGTAAAGGTAGACAGGGACTGGCATGGATGAAAGAGACTGCGGAAGAATCTCTGACGAAGGCGCTGAAAGCGGCAGAAGCAGAAGAAGGAGCGACAGCAGTTGTCTTCAACCTGGGAGTAAATGATCTTATTCACAGAAGAGGCACGGAGTTTGATTATCAGAAAAAAGCATCCGAATATATTACATACATGAAGAATCTGGCGAAGCAGTTGTCCGGTTTTAACTGTAAACTGTTTTATATGTCAGTAAATCCGGTTAATACAGCCATGAAGCACACCCGGAAAGAATCTGAAGTCAGGGGATTCAATGAAGCCCTGCAAAAAGGCCTGGGAGACAGGTACACGTGGATCGATACCTATTCGTATCTGATGAAATTCGGCTATACCACCCATAATGAATTCAGGGGAGGACTGGATGACGGACTTCATTATTCAATGAAAACCTATAAAAGGATCTATTCCCTGGTAATGAAAAATCTGAAAAAATCATAA
- a CDS encoding AzlC family ABC transporter permease produces the protein MKRESFRKGLRDGVPIGLGYFAVSFTFGMMAVADGLSIWQAVLISLTNVTSAGQFAGLEIMVMSGSYWEMALTQLIINLRYCLMSFSLAQKFRRDESLVHRYIAAFGVTDEIFGISASQPGKVSAFYNYGAMCVAIPGWVLGTLAGAISGNLLPDFMMSALSVAIYGMFLAIIIPPAKQNKAVLAVVVAAMAISTLFKVVPLLSKVSSGFVIIITTLIVAGAAAYFCPIEEKEEENVHES, from the coding sequence ATGAAAAGAGAGAGCTTCAGGAAAGGTTTAAGAGACGGCGTACCTATTGGACTGGGGTATTTCGCCGTATCGTTTACATTTGGTATGATGGCGGTGGCAGACGGATTAAGTATCTGGCAGGCAGTTCTGATCTCACTGACCAATGTAACATCAGCGGGACAGTTTGCAGGTCTTGAGATCATGGTGATGAGCGGTTCATACTGGGAAATGGCGCTGACCCAGCTGATCATCAATCTTCGCTACTGTCTGATGTCATTTTCCCTGGCGCAGAAATTCAGGCGGGACGAATCACTGGTGCACCGTTATATTGCAGCATTTGGCGTGACAGATGAGATCTTCGGAATCAGTGCCAGCCAGCCGGGCAAGGTGAGTGCATTTTATAACTATGGAGCCATGTGTGTGGCCATCCCGGGATGGGTACTTGGAACCCTGGCAGGAGCAATCTCCGGAAATCTGCTTCCGGATTTCATGATGAGCGCGTTGAGTGTGGCGATTTATGGAATGTTTCTGGCCATCATTATTCCACCTGCGAAGCAGAATAAGGCAGTGCTGGCAGTGGTTGTGGCTGCGATGGCAATCAGTACCCTGTTTAAAGTGGTTCCTTTGCTGTCAAAAGTTTCCTCAGGTTTCGTGATCATTATCACAACATTGATCGTAGCAGGAGCAGCAGCCTATTTCTGCCCGATAGAAGAGAAAGAGGAGGAGAATGTTCATGAGTCATAA
- a CDS encoding RrF2 family transcriptional regulator: MQISTKGRYALRLMLDLAVHNTGELVKIKDIAAREDISEKYLEQIISSLKKAGYVKSLRGAQGGYMLAREPKTYTVGTILRLTEGSMKPVACLEDDPNQCSRAGECVTLRLWKMLDEAIEGVLDKVTLQDLKDWYEQMGNDYVI; the protein is encoded by the coding sequence ATGCAGATTTCAACCAAGGGAAGATATGCATTAAGACTGATGCTGGATCTGGCTGTGCATAACACAGGTGAGTTAGTCAAGATCAAAGATATTGCAGCCAGGGAAGATATTTCAGAGAAATATCTGGAGCAGATCATTTCATCATTAAAGAAAGCAGGATATGTAAAGAGCTTACGGGGAGCCCAGGGTGGATATATGCTGGCCAGAGAGCCGAAGACTTATACTGTGGGCACGATCCTGCGCCTGACAGAAGGCAGTATGAAACCTGTGGCCTGTCTGGAGGACGACCCCAATCAGTGTAGCAGAGCCGGAGAGTGCGTAACCCTCCGTCTGTGGAAGATGCTGGATGAAGCCATTGAAGGAGTGCTGGATAAAGTGACACTCCAGGATCTGAAAGACTGGTATGAGCAGATGGGAAATGATTATGTGATCTGA
- a CDS encoding AzlD domain-containing protein, with product MSHNIYIYILVMAGVTYLIRMLPLALSRKEITSPFIKSFLYYVPYACLAAMTFPAILFATDSVISAAVGFIVALIAAYKEKSLLTVALFACAAVFIVERILEFAM from the coding sequence ATGAGTCATAATATTTATATCTATATTCTGGTAATGGCGGGAGTGACTTATCTGATCCGTATGCTTCCTCTGGCACTATCCAGAAAAGAGATCACCAGCCCGTTTATCAAATCATTTCTGTATTATGTGCCGTATGCGTGCCTGGCAGCCATGACATTCCCGGCAATCCTTTTTGCTACAGACAGTGTGATTTCGGCGGCTGTTGGATTTATTGTGGCACTGATCGCTGCGTATAAGGAGAAGAGCCTTCTCACTGTTGCGTTATTCGCATGTGCTGCGGTATTTATTGTGGAAAGAATACTGGAATTTGCCATGTAG
- a CDS encoding putative manganese transporter, with product MTDIILDSVIDSVKLLPFLFLTYLFMEWLEHKTGSAARNRIRTAGKLGPVWGGLLGMIPQCGFSAAASSLFTGRVITVGTLIAVYLSTSDEMFPIMISNAVPAATIIKILACKAAIGILSGLIVEYVYTHILKKQEKDMDIHEICEEERCNCEHGLISSALSHTLHVFVYIFLISLALNIIIGLVGEETLAGLFTGAPVVGELIAALVGLIPNCASSVVITQLYLDHIIGAGAMMAGLLVNAGVGLLILFRLNHDRAQNLKIIGTLYGLGVFWGIVIELSGIVF from the coding sequence ATGACAGATATTATTTTGGATTCAGTAATTGACAGTGTGAAGCTGCTGCCGTTTCTTTTTCTTACGTATTTATTTATGGAGTGGCTGGAACACAAGACCGGTTCTGCTGCCCGAAACAGGATCCGTACAGCAGGAAAACTGGGACCTGTCTGGGGCGGACTTCTGGGGATGATCCCACAGTGTGGTTTCTCGGCTGCAGCTTCGAGCCTTTTCACAGGGAGAGTGATTACAGTGGGAACACTGATCGCGGTTTATCTTTCTACTTCGGATGAGATGTTCCCGATCATGATCTCCAATGCGGTTCCTGCAGCTACGATCATCAAGATTCTGGCATGTAAAGCTGCCATCGGAATATTATCAGGACTTATTGTGGAGTATGTGTATACGCATATTTTGAAGAAGCAGGAGAAAGACATGGACATCCATGAGATCTGCGAGGAGGAACGCTGTAACTGTGAACATGGACTGATTTCCTCGGCACTGTCTCATACTTTGCATGTTTTTGTATATATTTTCTTGATTTCTCTGGCTTTAAATATTATCATTGGATTAGTGGGAGAAGAGACATTGGCAGGACTTTTCACAGGGGCACCGGTAGTAGGTGAACTGATCGCAGCCCTTGTAGGACTGATCCCCAACTGTGCTTCTTCTGTAGTGATCACTCAGCTATACCTGGATCACATTATCGGAGCAGGTGCCATGATGGCAGGACTTCTGGTAAATGCGGGAGTAGGACTTCTGATCCTGTTCCGTCTGAACCATGACAGGGCACAGAATCTGAAGATTATCGGGACTCTGTATGGACTTGGGGTATTCTGGGGGATCGTGATTGAATTATCTGGAATCGTATTTTAG
- the cysK gene encoding cysteine synthase A — MGKIYKNAAELVGNTPLLEVGNIEKELGLEAKVLVKLEYFNPAGSAKDRIALSMIEDAEERGVLKPGAVIIEPTSGNTGIGLASLATIKGYRVILTMPETMSVERRNILKAYGAEIVLTDGTKGMNGAIAKANELAEEYENSFIPGQFENPANPAIHRKTTGPEIWKDTDGQVDIFVAGVGTGGTITGVGEYLKSQNPDVKVVAVEPATSPVLSEGKSGPHKIQGIGAGFVPKALNTSVYDEIIPVQNEDAFTAGKFIAKHEGILVGISSGAALHAAIRLAKRPENKGKTIVALLPDSGDRYYSTPLFV; from the coding sequence ATGGGAAAAATTTATAAGAATGCAGCAGAACTTGTTGGAAATACTCCTCTTCTTGAGGTTGGAAATATTGAGAAAGAACTTGGACTGGAAGCTAAGGTACTGGTAAAGCTTGAGTACTTTAACCCGGCAGGAAGTGCGAAGGATCGTATCGCACTGAGCATGATCGAGGATGCTGAGGAGAGAGGCGTATTGAAACCAGGCGCAGTGATCATTGAGCCTACATCCGGAAACACAGGAATCGGTCTTGCATCTCTGGCAACGATCAAAGGATACAGAGTAATCCTCACCATGCCTGAAACAATGAGTGTTGAGAGAAGAAACATCCTGAAAGCATACGGCGCAGAGATCGTACTTACAGATGGAACCAAAGGTATGAACGGAGCGATTGCCAAGGCTAACGAACTGGCAGAAGAATATGAAAACAGCTTTATCCCGGGACAGTTTGAAAACCCGGCGAACCCGGCGATCCACAGAAAAACAACAGGACCGGAAATCTGGAAAGATACAGACGGACAGGTAGATATCTTTGTAGCCGGTGTTGGTACAGGCGGAACAATCACAGGTGTTGGTGAATATCTGAAATCCCAGAATCCGGATGTGAAAGTAGTAGCAGTAGAACCAGCCACATCACCGGTACTTTCCGAAGGAAAAAGCGGCCCGCATAAGATTCAGGGAATCGGTGCAGGATTCGTGCCGAAGGCACTGAACACCAGCGTATATGACGAGATCATCCCTGTACAGAACGAGGATGCATTTACAGCAGGTAAATTTATTGCAAAACATGAAGGTATCCTGGTAGGTATTTCCTCCGGTGCGGCTCTCCACGCAGCGATCCGGCTTGCAAAGAGACCGGAAAACAAAGGAAAGACTATCGTAGCACTTCTCCCGGATTCAGGAGACCGTTACTATTCTACACCATTATTTGTATAA
- the dapF gene encoding diaminopimelate epimerase, with protein sequence MKFTKMHGIGNDYVYVNCFKETVENPSAVARYVSDRHFGIGSDGLILIKPSDVADCEMDMYNLDGSQGAMCGNGIRCVAKYAYDYGIVNKKHISVATRSGIKYLDLTVKDGKVSLVKVNMGSPILTARQIPVVSEKEQVINEPLSVNGETYYITAVSMGNPHAIVYMADVDHLDIEKIGPSFENHVAFPDRVNTEFVQVIDDHTLKMRVWERGSGETLACGTGACAVAVASILNGHVDDSQPVTVKLLGGDLEIFWDRQENLVYMTGPATTVFDGEIDVSFLK encoded by the coding sequence ATGAAATTCACGAAAATGCATGGTATCGGAAACGATTATGTATATGTAAACTGTTTTAAGGAGACTGTAGAGAACCCCTCTGCTGTGGCCAGATATGTCAGTGACCGTCACTTCGGGATCGGTTCTGATGGTCTGATTCTGATCAAGCCGTCTGATGTGGCAGACTGCGAGATGGATATGTACAATCTGGACGGTTCCCAGGGTGCCATGTGCGGAAACGGGATCCGCTGTGTTGCCAAATATGCCTATGACTACGGCATCGTAAATAAGAAACATATCTCCGTGGCAACCAGAAGCGGGATCAAATATCTCGATCTCACTGTAAAGGACGGCAAAGTTTCCCTGGTGAAAGTAAACATGGGTTCCCCGATCCTCACTGCCAGACAGATCCCTGTAGTCTCTGAGAAAGAACAGGTGATCAATGAGCCTCTTTCCGTAAACGGAGAGACCTATTATATCACTGCTGTTTCCATGGGAAATCCTCACGCCATCGTTTACATGGCAGACGTGGATCATCTGGATATCGAGAAGATCGGACCTTCTTTCGAAAACCATGTGGCATTTCCTGACCGTGTAAATACAGAATTTGTTCAGGTGATCGATGATCATACCCTGAAGATGCGTGTGTGGGAAAGAGGTTCCGGCGAGACACTTGCCTGCGGTACCGGTGCCTGTGCAGTAGCTGTTGCTTCTATTTTAAATGGTCACGTGGACGACAGCCAGCCGGTAACTGTGAAGCTTCTCGGCGGAGATCTGGAGATTTTCTGGGATCGCCAGGAGAATCTCGTCTACATGACAGGCCCGGCCACTACAGTCTTCGACGGAGAGATCGACGTCAGCTTCCTGAAATAA